In Clupea harengus chromosome 13, Ch_v2.0.2, whole genome shotgun sequence, one DNA window encodes the following:
- the chrm3a gene encoding muscarinic acetylcholine receptor M3: MMNANSTEPGSYLAPSIDEAAIYSEITSWTEVPGRDDNISSPLLHSFSNLTALFLANGSSSKAPDQQYEPLGGHTIWQVILIVFFTGLLSLMTIIGNILVLVSFKVNRQLKTVNNYFLLSLAFADLIIGVISMNLYTTYIVMGHWAMGPWACDLWLAIDYVASNASVMNLLVISFDRYFSITRPLTYRAKRTTKRAAVMIALAWLVSLVLWAPAILFWQYFVGERTVPSDKCYIQFLTEPIITFCTAVAAFYLPVTIMSILYWRIYKETENRSRELAILQGSSARFGTERPHFHLHPTGGSSRSCSSFELARPVPRHSSMLGLSGRFHCWSWRPGRGPRGRGHGEGEQDHSSSDSWNNNDAGISADHSGSSDEDDSSVPTTRAIFSIVLNLPGMRAAVNSQVTSCEDLDAASEEDPLRIGEEEAEETDSVSPTVNNGSGRDSYHQRFTSKIPKVQSMPAIQSSSAKSEPTANTRATKSPSVPISFKEAALARRFAVRARSQITKRKRMSLVKEKKAAQTLSAILFAFIVTWTPYNIMVLVNTFCQDCIPQSLWDIGYWLCYVNSTVNPMCYALCNKTFRTTFKMILMCRLDKRRREGKQPLQQKQTVRFHRRLPRDST; encoded by the coding sequence ATGATGAATGCAAACAGCACAGAACCTGGCTCATACCTTGCTCCAAGCATAGACGAAGCAGCCATTTACTCTGAGATCACCTCCTGGACAGAGGTTCCGGGTAGAGATGACAACATCTCCTCCCCACTCCTGCACTCATTTTCCAACCTGACTGCCCTGTTTTTGGCTAATGGAAGTAGCAGTAAGGCGCCAGACCAACAGTATGAGCCTCTTGGGGGTCATACCATCTGGCAGGTCATTCTCATCGTGTTCTTCACCGGCCTACTCTCCCTAATGACCATCATTGGGAACATCCTCGTCCTTGTGTCCTTTAAGGTCAACCGACAGCTCAAGACTGTGAACAACTACTTCCTGCTCAGTCTGGCTTTTGCAGACCTCATCATTGGTGTGATCTCGATGAACCTATACACCACCTACATAGTCATGGGCCACTGGGCAATGGGGCCATGGGCGTGTGACTTGTGGCTAGCCATCGACTACGTGGCCAGCAATGCATCGGTGATGAACCTACTGGTCATAAGTTTTGACCGCTACTTTTCCATCACTAGGCCACTGACCTACCGCGCCAAGAGAACCACCAAACGAGCAGCGGTCATGATTGCTCTGGCATGGTTAGTGTCCCTGGTGCTCTGGGCCCCGGCCATACTGTTCTGGCAGTACTTTGTCGGGGAACGGACAGTTCCATCAGATAAGTGCTACATACAGTTCTTGACAGAGCCGATTATAACCTTCTGCACTGCCGTGGCAGCTTTCTACCTGCCAGTGACGATCATGAGCATCCTGTACTGGAGGATTTATAAGGAGACAGAGAATCGATCCAGGGAGCTGGCCATACTCCAGGGTTCAAGCGCGAGGTTTGGCACCGAGAGGCCGCActtccacctccaccccactgGGGGGAGCTCCAGGAGCTGCAGCAGCTTTGAGCTGGCCCGGCCCGTGCCGAGACACAGCTCCATGCTGGGCCTCTCGGGGCGCTTCCACTGCTGGTCGTGGAGGCCCGGCCGCGGGCCCAGAGGGCGAGGCCACGGCGAGGGAGAACAGGACCACAGCAGCAGTGACAGCTGGAACAACAACGACGCCGGGATCTCGGCCGACCATTCGGGCTCGTCGGACGAGGACGACAGCAGCGTGCCCACCACACGCGCCATCTTCTCCATCGTGCTGAACCTGCCGGGCATGAGGGCTGCCGTCAACTCTCAGGTGACCTCCTGCGAGGACCTCGATGCCGCGTCTGAAGAAGATCCGCTTCGGAttggggaggaggaggccgaAGAGACGGATAGTGTCTCTCCGACAGTCAACAACGGCAGCGGCAGGGACAGCTACCACCAGCGCTTCACCTCCAAGATTCCGAAAGTCCAGTCTATGCCTGCCATACAGTCTTCATCCGCGAAATCAGAACCCACGGCCAACACCAGGGCCACCAAATCACCCTCCGTGCCCATCTCGTTCAAAGAAGCGGCTCTCGCACGGCGCTTTGCGGTGCGAGCGCGAAGCCAGATCACCAAGCGCAAGCGCATGTCTCTGGTGAAGGAGAAGAAAGCCGCTCAAACCCTGAGCGCCATCTTGTTTGCATTCATCGTCACATGGACTCCCTACAACATCATGGTATTGGTCAACACCTTCTGCCAAGACTGCATTCCACAGTCCCTGTGGGATATAGGCTACTGGCTGTGCTACGTCAACAGCACAGTGAACCCCATGTGCTACGCCCTCTGCAACAAGACCTTCCGCACCACCTTTAAAATGATCCTGATGTGTCGCTTGGACAAGAGAAGGCGTGAAGGGAAACAGCCACTGCAGCAGAAACAGACGGTCAGATTCCACAGAAGGTTACCCAGGGACTCCACATAG